In a single window of the Daphnia carinata strain CSIRO-1 chromosome 4, CSIRO_AGI_Dcar_HiC_V3, whole genome shotgun sequence genome:
- the LOC130695108 gene encoding bone morphogenetic protein 2-like isoform X1: MRRLSAGGVPLLLMCYFLSAALCSSSTTSSSSSSTSNWKSNRPATSMTGDIGERAEALEGSLLNMFGLKRRPRPGAEKRQKIVVPDFLVELYRQQTGLEVDTTNLNLAGKLTQTANTVRTFSHQDSDSDSDDEATTDNAVLLRFDLTSLPAEEDIKAGELRLYRSADGLLSWEAEQSHRMRSDHPWRDNRTSAAADGQEPTTLGRDKRKEDKWRRKQQVLIHEVVRPARNGAEPIHRLLDSRMVDVRDEGWMTFDVLPALLRWRQQPKRNHGLWLEMKRVNDEALSDIEHFHLRKRSRTRRRRRRSAAAPQGQQQEKDKETEEDDDQLDLRWASQQPLLVTYSDDGKSRVRSKRAAEKKHKRKGRRDNCRRQSLYVDFSDVGWNDWIVAPPGYHAYYCHGDCPFPLPDHLNTTNHAIVQTLVHSVNPGAVPRACCVPTELSSISMLYIDEYDKVVLKNYHDMVVEACGCR, translated from the exons ATGCGACGCCTGTCGGCCGGCGGAGTGCCTTTGCTACTCATGTGCTACTTCTTGAGCGCGGCGTTGTGCTCCTCGTCGACCACCTCATCATCTTCTAGTTCTACCAGCAATTGGAAATCGAATCGTCCAGCCACGTCAATGACCg GTGATATCGGCGAGCGGGCGGAAGCGCTAGAAGGTAGCCTTTTAAATATGTTTGGACTTAAACGGAGACCGCGACCGGGCGCCGAGAAGCGGCAGAAGATCGTCGTGCCGGATTTTCTAGTTGAACTGTACAGACAACAGACCGGACTCGAGGTGGATACCACCAACTTGAACCTGGCCGGCAAATTGACCCAGACGGCCAACACAGTGCGCACATTTTCCCATCAAG ATTCAGATTCAGATTCAGATGACGAAGCAACGACGGACAATGCCGTCCTCTTGCGATTCGACTTGACCAGCTTACCGGCCGAAGAGGACATCAAGGCCGGCGAACTGCGACTCTACCGCTCGGCGGACGGCCTGCTGTCGTGGGAGGCCGAGCAGAGCCACCGGATGAGATCGGACCATCCATGGCGGGACAACCGGACGTCTGCGGCCGCAGACGGTCAAGAGCCGACGACGTTAGGGCGAGACAAGCGCAAGGAGGACAAGTGGCGGCGGAAGCAGCAGGTGCTGATTCACGAGGTGGTGAGGCCGGCGCGCAACGGCGCCGAGCCCATCCATCGGCTGCTCGACAGCCGCATGGTGGACGTGCGCGACGAAGGCTGGATGACGTTCGACGTGCTGCCGGCTCTGCTCCGCTGGCGGCAGCAGCCCAAGCGCAACCACGGCCTCTGGCTGGAGATGAAGCGGGTCAACGACGAGGCGCTGTCCGACATTGAGCACTTCCACCTGCGCAAGCGCAGCAGgacgaggaggaggaggaggcgaTCGGCCGCTGCCCCGCAAGGCCAGCAGCAGGAGAAAGACAAGGAGACGGAGGAGGACGACGATCAGCTGGATCTCCGGTGGGCTAGTCAGCAGCCGCTCTTGGTGACGTACTCTGACGACGGTAAATCCCGAGTGCGGAGTAAACGAGCCGCCGAGAAGAAACACAAGCGGAAGGGCCGTCGGGACAATTGCCGCCGCCAGTCGCTCTACGTCGACTTTAGCGACGTCGGATGGAACGACTGGATCGTCGCGCCGCCCGGTTACCACGCCTACTACTGCCATGGCGACTGCCCGTTCCCTCTGCCCGACCACCTCAACACCACCAATCACGCTATCGTGCAGACGCTGGTGCATTCGGTCAATCCAGGCGCAGTGCCGCGCGCCTGCTGCGTACCGACCGAGCTCTCCTCCATCTCCATGCTCTACATCGACGAATACGACAAAGTCGTCCTCAAAAACTACCACGACATGGTCGTCGAAGCTTGCGGCTGTcgttga
- the LOC130695108 gene encoding bone morphogenetic protein 2-like isoform X2: MRRLSAGGVPLLLMCYFLSAALCSSSTTSSSSSSTSNWKSNRPATSMTGDIGERAEALEGSLLNMFGLKRRPRPGAEKRQKIVVPDFLVELYRQQTGLEVDTTNLNLAGKLTQTANTVRTFSHQDSDSDDEATTDNAVLLRFDLTSLPAEEDIKAGELRLYRSADGLLSWEAEQSHRMRSDHPWRDNRTSAAADGQEPTTLGRDKRKEDKWRRKQQVLIHEVVRPARNGAEPIHRLLDSRMVDVRDEGWMTFDVLPALLRWRQQPKRNHGLWLEMKRVNDEALSDIEHFHLRKRSRTRRRRRRSAAAPQGQQQEKDKETEEDDDQLDLRWASQQPLLVTYSDDGKSRVRSKRAAEKKHKRKGRRDNCRRQSLYVDFSDVGWNDWIVAPPGYHAYYCHGDCPFPLPDHLNTTNHAIVQTLVHSVNPGAVPRACCVPTELSSISMLYIDEYDKVVLKNYHDMVVEACGCR, from the exons ATGCGACGCCTGTCGGCCGGCGGAGTGCCTTTGCTACTCATGTGCTACTTCTTGAGCGCGGCGTTGTGCTCCTCGTCGACCACCTCATCATCTTCTAGTTCTACCAGCAATTGGAAATCGAATCGTCCAGCCACGTCAATGACCg GTGATATCGGCGAGCGGGCGGAAGCGCTAGAAGGTAGCCTTTTAAATATGTTTGGACTTAAACGGAGACCGCGACCGGGCGCCGAGAAGCGGCAGAAGATCGTCGTGCCGGATTTTCTAGTTGAACTGTACAGACAACAGACCGGACTCGAGGTGGATACCACCAACTTGAACCTGGCCGGCAAATTGACCCAGACGGCCAACACAGTGCGCACATTTTCCCATCAAG ATTCAGATTCAGATGACGAAGCAACGACGGACAATGCCGTCCTCTTGCGATTCGACTTGACCAGCTTACCGGCCGAAGAGGACATCAAGGCCGGCGAACTGCGACTCTACCGCTCGGCGGACGGCCTGCTGTCGTGGGAGGCCGAGCAGAGCCACCGGATGAGATCGGACCATCCATGGCGGGACAACCGGACGTCTGCGGCCGCAGACGGTCAAGAGCCGACGACGTTAGGGCGAGACAAGCGCAAGGAGGACAAGTGGCGGCGGAAGCAGCAGGTGCTGATTCACGAGGTGGTGAGGCCGGCGCGCAACGGCGCCGAGCCCATCCATCGGCTGCTCGACAGCCGCATGGTGGACGTGCGCGACGAAGGCTGGATGACGTTCGACGTGCTGCCGGCTCTGCTCCGCTGGCGGCAGCAGCCCAAGCGCAACCACGGCCTCTGGCTGGAGATGAAGCGGGTCAACGACGAGGCGCTGTCCGACATTGAGCACTTCCACCTGCGCAAGCGCAGCAGgacgaggaggaggaggaggcgaTCGGCCGCTGCCCCGCAAGGCCAGCAGCAGGAGAAAGACAAGGAGACGGAGGAGGACGACGATCAGCTGGATCTCCGGTGGGCTAGTCAGCAGCCGCTCTTGGTGACGTACTCTGACGACGGTAAATCCCGAGTGCGGAGTAAACGAGCCGCCGAGAAGAAACACAAGCGGAAGGGCCGTCGGGACAATTGCCGCCGCCAGTCGCTCTACGTCGACTTTAGCGACGTCGGATGGAACGACTGGATCGTCGCGCCGCCCGGTTACCACGCCTACTACTGCCATGGCGACTGCCCGTTCCCTCTGCCCGACCACCTCAACACCACCAATCACGCTATCGTGCAGACGCTGGTGCATTCGGTCAATCCAGGCGCAGTGCCGCGCGCCTGCTGCGTACCGACCGAGCTCTCCTCCATCTCCATGCTCTACATCGACGAATACGACAAAGTCGTCCTCAAAAACTACCACGACATGGTCGTCGAAGCTTGCGGCTGTcgttga